One Amaranthus tricolor cultivar Red isolate AtriRed21 chromosome 1, ASM2621246v1, whole genome shotgun sequence DNA window includes the following coding sequences:
- the LOC130823763 gene encoding uncharacterized protein LOC130823763: MLACMEHDFQKRFNNLDAYTIIQQLRTMFEKNARLERFEANCKLLECKLGKGKPVGPHVFALIGHFQVMEKLGFPYPKELATDIVIRSLPETFDAFRLNFYMQGGEATLPELHGMLVQAERSLPSEPALKDVLMVRNNKKFKKKGAPKWNGNGKVVTTNASSKPKATPKAKVAALHECYHCHKIGHWKRNCPVYLEEKKSGALSSGSKKK, translated from the exons ATGCTTGCTTGCATGgaacatgattttcaaaaacgttttaaCAATCTTGATGCCTACACAATAATCCAGCAACTTAGAACAATGTTCGAAAAGAATGCTCGATTAGAGAGATTTGAAGCTAATTGTAAACTTTTGGAATGCAAACTGGGCAAGGGAAAACCCGTCGGACCCCATGTGTTCGCCTTGATAGGGCATTTTCAAGTCATGGAAAAGTTGGGTTTTCCTTATCCCAAAGAGCTGGCCACTGATATTGTGATCAGATCCTTGCCAGAAACTTTTGATGCTTtcagattaaatttttacatgcaAGGAGGGGAAGCAACCTTGCCAGAATTGCACGGTATGCTTGTTCAGGCTGAAAGGAGCTTACCTTCTGAACCCGCACTGAAAGATGTGCTCATGGtcagaaataataaaaagttcaaGAAGAAAGGGGCTCCTAAATGGAACGGCAATGGAAAGGTAGTTACCACTAATGCCTCTTCCAAACCAAAGGCTactccaaaggctaaagtagcaGCACTACATGAGTGCTACCACTGCCACAAGATTGGCCATTGGAAGAGGAACTGCCCCGTCTATCTGGAAGAAAAAAAGTCTGGTGCTTTATCTTcag GGTCTAAAAAGAAGTAG
- the LOC130808632 gene encoding uncharacterized mitochondrial protein AtMg00810-like, whose translation MEVNTKLCSEIGKELEDVTIYRQLVGSLIYLMLTQPDITYAGSIDYGVLYRNDRNFEVVEYCDVDYAGDLDIRRSITGYVFSLGSGAILWCSKRQPTVSLSSTEAEYRASVMATQECV comes from the exons ATGGAGGTTAATACAAAACTATGTTCGGAAATAGGCAAGGAGTTAGAAGACGTGACAATTTATAGACAATTGGTAGGAAGTCTAATCTATCTCATGCTAACTCAACCAGATATTACATATGCA GGAAGTATTGATTATGGTGTCCTTTACCGTAATGATAGAAATTTTGAAGTTGTTGAATATTGTGATGTTGATTATGCTGGAGATCTTGATATACGTCGATCAATTACTGGTTATGTGTTTAGCCTGGGTTCTGGAGCAATTTTATGGTGTAGTAAGAGACAACCAACAGTGTCATTGTCAAGTACGGAAGCAGAGTACCGAGCTTCAGTGATGGCAACACAAGAATGTGTATGA